In Spodoptera frugiperda isolate SF20-4 chromosome 12, AGI-APGP_CSIRO_Sfru_2.0, whole genome shotgun sequence, a single window of DNA contains:
- the LOC118262815 gene encoding retinol dehydrogenase 13 yields MPFFSGKCLSTARLVGKTAIITGCNTGIGKETVLDFYKRGAKVIMACRSMDKAEEAKSDIEERCKDLKDTGNIVLAKCDLASLKSVREFAENILNTEPQINILVNNAGVMMCPKTETEDGFEMQFGTNHLAHFLLTMLLLPRIRNSKPARIVTVSSRAHIRYGINFDDLNYKQRRYNAAEAYSQSKLANVLFSRELAAKLKEHNIEGVNTYSLHPGVVRTELGRHFNETLFWGARKIIGFMLFPFMKSSELGAQTTIYCAVDEKCANETGLYYADCVPTNTSPKAERDEDCKKLWDMSVELVKLGDYNPFTAPDPGVKSK; encoded by the exons ATGCCTTTCTTCAGTGGAAAATGTCTGAGTACAGCTAGACTGGTGGGCAAGACAGCCATTATAACTGGCTGCAACACTGGGATAGGAAAAGAAACTGTCTTGGATTTTTATAAGAgag GTGCCAAAGTAATAATGGCTTGTCGAAGCATGGACAAGGCGGAGGAGGCGAAATCTGACATTGAGGAGCGTTGCAAGGATTTAAAAGATACTGGCAACATCGTCCTAGCTAAATGTGACCTCGCCTCCTTGAAGTCAGTGAGAGAATTTGCTGAGAATATTTTGAACACGGAACCACAGATTAACATTCTCGTTAACAATGCTGGTGTTATGATGTGCCCTAAAACTGAAACTGAAGATGGCTTTGAAATGCAATTTGGAACTAATCACTTGGCACATTTCTTGCTGACTATGCTCTTACTCCCTCGTATCAGGAACAGCAAGCCAGCTAGGATTGTTACTGTATCATCTAGGGCACATATAA GATATGGCATCAACTTCGATGACTTGAACTACAAGCAGCGGCGCTACAACGCGGCTGAAGCGTACTCGCAGAGCAAACTCGCTAATGTACTGTTCTCTCGAGAACTAGCAGCCAAACTTAAG GAGCATAACATAGAAGGAGTGAACACATACAGCCTGCACCCGGGAGTGGTGAGGACGGAGCTGGGTCGTCACTTCAATGAGACGCTGTTCTGGGGCGCGCGGAAGATCATCGGGTTCATGCTCTTCCCGTTCATGAAGTCGTCGGAGCTCGGCGCGCAGACCACCATCTACTGCGCTGTGGATGAGAAGTGCGCTAACGAAACCGGCTTGTATTACGC TGACTGTGTGCCAACCAACACGTCGCCGAAAGCTGAAAGGGACGAGGACTGTAAGAAGCTATGGGACATGTCAGTGGAGTTGGTGAAGTTGGGAGACTACAACCCTTTCACTGCACCCGATCCCGGTGTGAAGAGCAAATGA
- the LOC118262814 gene encoding prostatic acid phosphatase-like, with the protein MYSIIRDSVPMEYDNDDNTWRRHSTPKVERSTCHQIPKRSTTVAVVVLGLAVLSCLLGYCVLSETLPYESKTLRLVIILFRHGARTPVESYNSDPYKNYQWPDGLGGLTNAGKLQLYELGKKYRSYYANFIPEEYCDKDVFIRSSDKSRCLMSAYTFLAGLYPPTERQLWHPELPWQPVPVHSLPRELDNIVAATKPCKAWKAMYQEQLAEKNADPKFAELFDYLSKHTNQSMRSILPVDFLYSTLLSEQEAGLKLPEWTRTVFPSKMKTPFMLSLALLSYNESLQRLQVGPLLKEMKQYLDEAVRHENVDRTLYVYSGHDVTVVSLWRALGFVDLLAPDYGASIVLELHEDIEQESFFVKTFYRNNTKVEVPLELKLPFCDDPCTYTQFTEHITKLIPDDWEAECGNTNK; encoded by the exons ATGTACTCAATTATTCGTGACTCTGTGCCAATGGAATATGACAATGATGATAACACATGGCGTCGTCACTCAACGCCGAAAGTGGAGCGGTCTACATGCCACCAGATCCCCAAGAGGTCCACGACTGTAGCTGTGGTGGTCCTGGGGCTGGCAGTGCTCAGCTGCTTGCTCGGGTACTGTGTGCTCAGCGAGACGCTGCCCTACGAGTCTAAGACCTTGCGGCTTGTTATTATT CTGTTCCGACATGGAGCCAGAACTCCAGTGGAGAGTTACAACAGTGACCCATATAAAAACTATCAGTGGCCCGATGGACTTGGTGGACTAACtaat GCTGGCAAGCTCCAATTGTACGAGCTTGGCAAAAAGTACAGAAGTTACTATGCAAACTTTATTCCGGAAGAGTACTGTGACAAAGATGTGTTCATACGCAGTAGCGACAAGTCTCGCTGTCTAATGAGTGCGTACACATTCCTGGCTGGACTGTACCCGCCGACTGAGAGACAGCTGTGGCATCCAGAACTGCCGTGGCAACCTGTTCCTGTACACTCTCTACCCAGGGAACTGGATAAT ATAGTTGCAGCAACAAAACCTTGCAAAGCATGGAAGGCCATGTACCAAGAGCAACTGGCTGAAAAGAATGCTGATCCAAAATTCGCAGaattatttgattatttgaGCAAGCACACTAATCAGAGCATGCGCAGTATATTGCCTGTTGATTTCTTGTATAGTACACTGCTATCGGAACAAGAGGCCGGCTTGAAACTTCCAGAGTGGACGAGAACCGTGTTCCCCAGTAAAATGAAAACACCATTCATGTTGAGCTTAGCTTTGCTATCTTACAATGAGAGTTTACAGAGGTTACAAGTTG GTCCGCTTCTAAAAGAGATGAAGCAGTACTTGGACGAGGCAGTTCGGCACGAGAACGTGGACCGCACTCTATACGTGTACTCCGGCCATGACGTCACTGTGGTGTCGCTCTGGCGTGCTTTAGGGTTCGTTGACCTCTTGGCACCAGACTATGGAGCCAGCATCGTACTCGAATTGCATGAAGATATTGAACAGGAGTCATTCTTCGTGAAG ACATTCTATCGCAACAACACGAAGGTGGAAGTTCCATTGGAGCTGAAGTTACCATTCTGTGACGACCCATGCACATACACACAGTTCACAGAACACATCACCAAGCTGATACCAGACGACTGGGAGGCAGAGTGTGGCAACACGAACAAGTAA
- the LOC118262811 gene encoding uncharacterized protein LOC118262811, protein MNQFQTERRLCWSYLFAAVLLAVSVLCIGIPYNHWRTTLDVCPGGYFENTNCGCILYGVSTFQYFNGGHNSYCLYAVFAPLPVIAYAIIMALFHMYRVCINNIGQYEDEKSTTMEEIEGESIVVSTRTRVSRNNDAVIYCWIPTSSIAALFAVYSLVHASIVTAGFIKTCTQYRGYLVRELRATGDHATAIHFRLACQAIFDFMDYLQKDAPNSRRGDFINTGVALQLAIFCAWASVAIWIAIVVYTAMRAYRERHVLTCCGN, encoded by the exons ATGAATCAGTTTCAAACGGAGCGACGTCTGTGTTGGAGTTACTTGTTCGCGGCAGTGCTGCTTGCTGTGTCAGTTTTGTGCATAGGAATACCGTACAACCACTGGCGTACGACTCTCGACGTATGTCCCGGCGGCTACTTTGAGAACACAAACTGCGGCTGTATTTTGTATGGAGTGAGCACATTCCAGTACTTCAATGGTGGCCATAACTCGTACTGCTTGTACGCAGTGTTCGCCCCATTGCCTGTAATTGCGTACGCTATAATCATGGCCCTGTTTCACATGTACAGAGTGTGTATTAATAATATTGGGCAGTATGAGGATGAAAAGTCTACAACTATGGAGGAAAT AGAGGGTGAGTCAATAGTAGTGAGTACGAGGACTAGAGTGAGTAGGAACAATGATGCGGTGATATATTGCTGGATCCCCACGTCCAGTATAGCGGCACTGTTTGCCGTGTACTCACTTGTACATGCCTCTATTGTGACCGCTGGGTTTATTAAGACCTGCACTCAGTACAGAGGATATTTAGTAAGG GAGCTCCGCGCCACTGGGGACCATGCAACCGCAATACATTTCCGACTGGCATGCCAAgcgattttcgactttatggACTACCTACAAAAGGACGCACCGAATAGCCGGCGAGGTGATTTCATAAACACCGGTGTGGCATTGCAGCTTGCAATATTCTGTGCATGGGCATCTGTAGCTATATGGATAGCTATTGTCGTATACACTGCAATGAGGGCCTACAGAGAGAGACATGTACTTACATGCTGTGGGAACTAA